The sequence GCCCTCCTGAACAGCGGCGTAGAAAACCCCGGGTTCGGCAGCGTGAGCGGCCAGCGTAATGACTCGCCGGCCCCGCGGGTCAGGCAAGCCATCGCGGGCCTCTTGCCACCGACTCCCTCTGCCCCTTCGGTACACCGTCGATCGGGCACCATCC comes from bacterium and encodes:
- a CDS encoding glycosyl hydrolase, which produces DGARSTVYRRGRGSRWQEARDGLPDPRGRRVITLAAHAAEPGVFYAAVQEGGLYRSADAGRSWERFEVEWPDGYRYQHVHGLAAVEIG